One Tunturibacter gelidoferens genomic region harbors:
- a CDS encoding PP2C family protein-serine/threonine phosphatase has protein sequence MRIEGLGKAVAPLDGPWQFHLGDDPNWASPSFDDSRWEKLTAERPWGEQGHPSYTGYAWYRLHLSLDSAPGNQTNFALLVPHLDDVYEIFWNGDSIGRSGKFPSYPIWYRSSDAPIIYPLGPGAPEFEPRLEHPFHGTLAVRVWKAPLLSEDSGRSGGFEGSPVVGYPEPLAAYKTTLDYQWLRANQFSFSEYLLYGIAGLLGLFSWLRDRQQRTLLWMTGFALSPLIRMVLYGMRIAWPVGVSNALGPPVSSIRDISLWFLLLWLLRLDDNQSLIRLVRRFAIVSLSVSILDGLLSLVDASVGWFWLIQIADALLTGIYFITATVPLALVALAVKQRRRLDLARRLLVIAAFLSGMMQVVQGLAPQGRRFTHWTLADKLREPIFHIYGSAVSLPTLTGIFLLLALLYTVYRTSVDDRRRRSLLEQEMSSARELQQVLIPESFPSIPGFAVTSAYCPALEVGGDFFQIIPLDGDFTLVILGDVSGKGIKAAIAVSLIVGLVRVLVENTHSPAQLLTELNRRLCGRMQGGFATCVTLRIDPDGNCTLASAGHPPPYLNDRELAIPGSFPLGLFPAVTYEESRLRLQINDHLALYTDGLLEARSKTGELYGFERISELFATLPDAARAAEAAVRFGQDDDITVVTLVRVPISKESTGIAADTQSI, from the coding sequence ATGAGGATCGAAGGTCTAGGGAAAGCCGTCGCACCGCTCGATGGTCCCTGGCAATTCCATCTGGGAGACGATCCCAACTGGGCCTCGCCCTCCTTCGACGACTCTCGATGGGAAAAACTAACAGCAGAAAGGCCTTGGGGCGAGCAGGGACACCCCAGTTACACCGGCTATGCCTGGTACCGCCTGCACCTGTCATTAGACTCAGCGCCAGGAAATCAAACCAACTTCGCCCTCCTCGTGCCCCACCTGGACGATGTGTACGAGATCTTCTGGAACGGCGACTCCATCGGCCGCAGCGGAAAGTTTCCTTCCTATCCCATCTGGTACCGATCCTCAGATGCACCGATCATCTACCCCCTCGGTCCGGGCGCTCCCGAATTCGAACCAAGACTCGAGCACCCATTTCATGGCACCCTTGCCGTTCGCGTCTGGAAAGCGCCTCTTCTTTCCGAAGATTCCGGACGATCCGGCGGCTTCGAGGGGTCCCCAGTTGTCGGTTATCCCGAACCTCTCGCCGCTTATAAAACCACGTTGGACTACCAGTGGCTCCGTGCCAATCAATTCTCTTTCAGCGAATACCTGCTCTACGGAATCGCCGGTCTGCTCGGCCTATTCTCCTGGCTTCGAGATCGGCAGCAGCGGACGCTCTTGTGGATGACCGGGTTCGCCCTCAGCCCGCTCATTCGAATGGTTCTCTACGGGATGCGCATCGCCTGGCCAGTAGGTGTATCAAACGCATTAGGACCGCCTGTCTCCTCCATTCGCGACATCTCCCTTTGGTTTCTGCTGCTCTGGCTTCTGCGCCTTGACGACAACCAGTCCTTAATCCGTCTGGTCCGTCGCTTCGCCATTGTCAGCTTGTCCGTCAGTATTCTCGATGGTCTTCTGTCGCTGGTGGACGCGAGCGTGGGATGGTTCTGGCTCATTCAAATTGCGGACGCGCTGCTCACCGGCATCTACTTCATCACCGCGACGGTACCTCTGGCACTGGTCGCCCTCGCCGTCAAACAGCGACGCCGATTGGATTTGGCCCGCAGGCTGCTTGTCATCGCGGCATTTCTCTCGGGCATGATGCAGGTTGTGCAGGGGTTAGCTCCCCAGGGAAGGCGCTTCACGCACTGGACCCTAGCCGACAAACTGCGCGAGCCCATCTTCCACATCTATGGCAGTGCAGTATCGCTGCCGACGCTCACCGGAATCTTCCTGCTCCTCGCACTGCTCTACACGGTCTATCGCACCTCCGTGGACGACCGCCGTCGTAGGAGCCTTCTCGAGCAGGAGATGAGCAGCGCCCGCGAGCTCCAACAGGTGCTCATCCCCGAAAGTTTCCCGTCGATACCCGGCTTCGCCGTTACCAGCGCCTATTGTCCTGCGCTTGAAGTTGGCGGAGACTTCTTCCAGATCATTCCCCTCGACGGCGATTTCACACTCGTCATTCTTGGCGATGTCAGCGGCAAAGGCATCAAAGCTGCCATCGCGGTATCACTCATCGTCGGACTGGTGCGCGTCCTGGTAGAAAACACGCATAGCCCCGCTCAATTGTTGACCGAGTTGAACCGGCGATTGTGTGGTCGAATGCAAGGCGGTTTTGCCACCTGTGTGACCCTGCGCATCGACCCTGACGGCAACTGCACTCTGGCCAGCGCCGGGCACCCACCTCCCTACCTCAACGATCGAGAGTTAGCCATTCCCGGCTCGTTCCCGCTCGGCCTCTTTCCAGCCGTCACCTACGAAGAGAGTCGCTTACGCCTGCAGATTAACGATCACCTCGCGCTCTACACCGATGGATTGCTCGAAGCCCGCAGCAAGACCGGGGAACTCTACGGCTTTGAGCGGATAAGCGAGCTCTTCGCAACACTCCCAGACGCCGCCCGAGCAGCAGAAGCCGCGGTACGTTTTGGCCAGGATGACGACATCACCGTCGTCACCCTGGTCCGCGTACCCATCAGCAAAGAATCGACCGGCATCGCGGCAGACACTCAAAGTATCTAG
- a CDS encoding alpha/beta hydrolase family esterase produces the protein MRIVTSLSGMGPNAFFGQPAKMDGIISRRIIRVLIRLTLLFLAELAMAGEMRALAAQPAIFPFTHNGYSRPYLVYKPEHLPPHPAVVFMLGGTGSSARQNSEEFGWQTEADLNNFLVVFPELLPRQPDQPFAKQTNTTFWDMQGSRTHLPPAGMLPVDDDGYLMAVLRDVLHSNSADPKRIYFAGFSSGSGMVQLLAARHSKSITAIVAVATPLMEPPVKLAHSMPVLYIHGDNDEQFSGFEVNSPNFATTPHGNWVTWGYLNGCQVQRAEKTAWGVQLSWQGCRDHVSVIADFIAGFGHEWLGSKSSTLNQATRPTEPLDFTQMAWQFFANAHSK, from the coding sequence ATGAGAATTGTCACGAGCCTGAGCGGCATGGGCCCGAACGCTTTCTTCGGCCAGCCAGCGAAGATGGACGGAATCATCTCTCGACGTATTATCCGAGTATTGATCCGTCTAACTTTGTTATTCCTTGCCGAACTAGCGATGGCAGGCGAGATGCGCGCGCTCGCCGCTCAGCCTGCTATCTTTCCGTTCACACACAACGGATACAGCCGTCCCTACCTCGTCTATAAGCCTGAGCATCTTCCTCCGCACCCTGCGGTGGTCTTCATGCTGGGCGGTACAGGCAGCTCTGCTAGACAGAACTCCGAAGAGTTCGGCTGGCAAACCGAAGCGGACCTCAACAACTTCTTAGTTGTCTTCCCCGAGCTGCTGCCTCGCCAACCCGATCAACCTTTTGCAAAGCAAACCAACACCACATTCTGGGACATGCAGGGTTCTCGCACCCATCTCCCTCCAGCCGGCATGCTTCCAGTCGATGACGACGGTTATCTCATGGCCGTTCTTCGGGACGTCCTGCACAGTAATTCAGCCGACCCTAAACGTATCTACTTCGCTGGTTTTTCCAGTGGATCCGGAATGGTCCAATTGCTCGCCGCCCGACACTCCAAATCCATCACTGCGATCGTGGCCGTCGCGACTCCGCTCATGGAGCCCCCGGTGAAGCTGGCTCATTCGATGCCCGTCCTCTACATTCACGGCGACAACGACGAACAGTTCTCTGGCTTTGAGGTCAACAGTCCCAACTTCGCGACCACCCCGCACGGCAACTGGGTTACGTGGGGTTATCTCAACGGCTGTCAAGTGCAGCGAGCGGAAAAGACTGCCTGGGGAGTCCAGCTATCCTGGCAGGGTTGCAGGGACCATGTATCAGTCATCGCCGACTTCATCGCCGGCTTCGGCCACGAGTGGCTGGGAAGTAAGAGTTCAACCTTGAATCAAGCCACCCGTCCCACCGAGCCGCTTGATTTCACCCAGATGGCATGGCAATTTTTCGCGAACGCCCATTCAAAATAA
- a CDS encoding flotillin family protein — MPNSVIIIVGLVVLATLALALLMAKMFRKAGPNEAIIVYGFRGPRVIKGGGAVIFPVVENSRQLSLELMSFDVAPQQDLYTKQGVAVTVEAVAQIKVRSDKESILTAAEQFLTKSPDQREGLIRLVMEGHLRGIIGQLTVEQIVKEPEMVAERMRSTCMDDMSKMGLEVISFTIREVRDKNEYITNMGRPDVARIRRDAEIAAAEAERDTAIRRAIALREAAVAKASADQDRVIAETASLAKQAEAQRDLDIQKAQFTEQSRRQEAQADKAYELQTNVMQQKVVAEQVRVQQVEKQEQVKVQEAEILRHEKELIATILKGSEIERQRIENIAQADKTRIMMEAEGRAAATKLQGEAEANIIFQKGEAEAKAMNVKAEAYQGWTQAAVVDKLITNMADVVRAMAEPLSKVDKITIVSTGNDGATGANKITGEMTKIAAQVPALFEALSGMNIHDLMSNVKAMKPRDDGNSPQA, encoded by the coding sequence ATGCCGAACTCGGTCATTATTATTGTTGGTCTGGTAGTTCTCGCCACGCTTGCCTTAGCGCTGCTCATGGCTAAGATGTTTCGCAAAGCTGGTCCTAACGAAGCGATTATTGTCTATGGTTTTCGCGGGCCACGCGTCATCAAAGGCGGCGGTGCGGTGATCTTTCCGGTCGTTGAAAACTCTCGACAGCTTTCGCTGGAGCTGATGAGCTTTGATGTTGCACCGCAACAGGATCTCTATACCAAGCAAGGCGTCGCGGTGACTGTGGAAGCGGTTGCTCAGATCAAAGTCCGTTCGGACAAAGAGTCCATTCTTACCGCGGCTGAACAGTTTCTGACAAAGTCTCCCGACCAGCGTGAAGGTCTTATCCGCCTTGTGATGGAGGGCCATCTGCGGGGCATCATCGGCCAGCTCACCGTCGAGCAGATTGTGAAAGAGCCGGAGATGGTTGCCGAACGGATGCGCTCCACTTGCATGGATGACATGAGCAAGATGGGGCTTGAGGTGATCTCTTTCACGATTCGCGAGGTGCGCGACAAGAACGAGTACATTACCAATATGGGTCGTCCAGATGTCGCTCGCATCCGCCGCGATGCCGAGATCGCGGCAGCGGAGGCTGAGCGTGACACGGCCATTCGCCGCGCCATTGCACTACGCGAGGCGGCAGTAGCGAAGGCCTCAGCCGATCAGGATCGTGTAATCGCAGAGACGGCGTCGCTTGCGAAACAGGCCGAAGCTCAGCGCGACCTTGATATCCAAAAGGCGCAGTTCACCGAGCAGAGCCGTCGTCAGGAGGCTCAGGCCGACAAAGCTTACGAGCTCCAGACCAACGTCATGCAACAGAAGGTTGTTGCGGAGCAGGTTCGGGTGCAACAGGTTGAGAAACAGGAGCAGGTGAAGGTGCAGGAGGCTGAGATCCTGCGTCACGAGAAGGAGCTCATCGCGACGATTCTCAAGGGTTCCGAGATCGAGCGTCAGCGCATCGAGAATATTGCTCAGGCTGATAAAACACGGATCATGATGGAGGCGGAGGGCCGCGCTGCGGCGACTAAACTGCAGGGCGAAGCGGAGGCCAACATCATCTTCCAGAAGGGCGAGGCGGAGGCGAAGGCGATGAACGTCAAGGCCGAAGCCTATCAGGGGTGGACGCAGGCCGCTGTCGTCGACAAACTCATCACGAATATGGCCGATGTTGTCCGTGCCATGGCAGAACCGCTCAGCAAGGTCGACAAGATCACTATTGTTTCGACTGGGAACGATGGGGCGACAGGAGCCAACAAGATCACCGGCGAGATGACTAAGATCGCCGCTCAGGTTCCCGCGCTCTTCGAAGCTCTATCCGGCATGAATATTCATGATTTGATGTCCAACGTCAAAGCGATGAAACCTCGCGATGACGGCAACAGTCCACAGGCATGA
- a CDS encoding helix-turn-helix domain-containing protein, whose product MKLSDKIRYLREVEGNLRGLNRAMTQQELVRAIQQENGTGKKASKATISQSYLSQIESGARPHLTNTTRLLLAKFFKVHPGYLVDDPEGYHSELISDLRTAEDKLDLWLVGGAERFRRDPALCQALLALANHSDSRRCFLLIESILDTPTLLDRLFQVLRPESSSLMAVPTQPAPKKAAKRSTK is encoded by the coding sequence ATGAAACTCAGTGACAAAATTCGTTATCTTCGTGAGGTCGAGGGCAACCTCCGCGGTCTCAACCGCGCCATGACTCAGCAGGAGCTGGTCCGTGCGATTCAACAGGAAAATGGCACGGGCAAGAAGGCAAGCAAAGCGACGATCAGCCAGTCGTATCTGTCCCAGATTGAGAGTGGAGCGCGCCCGCATCTGACGAATACGACGCGGCTGCTGCTGGCGAAGTTCTTCAAGGTTCATCCCGGCTATCTGGTCGACGATCCCGAGGGCTACCACTCTGAGTTGATCTCCGACCTACGGACCGCCGAAGACAAGCTCGATCTCTGGCTGGTCGGCGGCGCGGAACGTTTCCGTCGTGATCCCGCACTCTGTCAGGCTCTGCTCGCGCTGGCTAACCATAGCGATTCACGGCGCTGCTTTCTTCTAATCGAAAGCATTCTTGATACGCCCACGCTACTGGACCGCCTCTTTCAGGTTCTTCGTCCTGAAAGTTCCTCGCTGATGGCTGTACCAACTCAACCAGCTCCCAAAAAAGCTGCGAAACGGAGCACCAAATAA